A genomic region of Candidatus Pseudomonas phytovorans contains the following coding sequences:
- a CDS encoding methyltransferase domain-containing protein: MLACPLCQAPLSRLDNSVVCPAGHRFDRARQGYLNLLPVQHKNSRDPGDNQAMVEARRDFLDAGHYAPVAHRLAELAAERQPGAWLDIGCGEGYYTALLAQALPGADGYALDISREAVKRACRRAPQVTWMVASMARVPLADASCQFIASVFSPLDWAEARRLLSPGGGLMRVGPTSGHLMELREVLYDEVRPYADDKHLALVPEGMAHAHSETLEFRLSLAEPKARADLLAMTPHGWRASAEKRARVIDQPEPFEVTVSMRYDYFVRQD, from the coding sequence ATGCTCGCCTGCCCTCTTTGCCAGGCGCCGCTGAGCCGGCTCGACAACAGTGTGGTGTGCCCGGCCGGTCACCGCTTCGACCGCGCCCGCCAGGGTTACCTGAACCTGCTGCCGGTGCAGCACAAGAACAGCCGCGACCCGGGTGACAACCAGGCCATGGTCGAGGCCCGCCGCGACTTCCTCGACGCTGGCCACTACGCCCCGGTGGCCCACCGCCTGGCCGAGCTTGCCGCCGAGCGCCAGCCCGGCGCCTGGCTGGACATCGGCTGCGGCGAGGGGTACTACACCGCGCTGCTCGCCCAGGCCCTGCCGGGCGCAGACGGTTACGCCCTGGACATCTCCCGCGAGGCGGTCAAGCGTGCCTGCCGCCGCGCGCCACAGGTTACCTGGATGGTCGCGAGCATGGCTCGCGTGCCGCTGGCCGACGCCAGTTGCCAGTTCATCGCCAGCGTGTTCAGCCCGCTGGACTGGGCCGAGGCCAGGCGCCTGCTCAGCCCTGGCGGCGGCCTGATGCGGGTCGGCCCGACCAGCGGCCACCTGATGGAACTGCGCGAAGTGCTCTACGATGAAGTGCGCCCTTACGCCGACGACAAGCACTTGGCCCTCGTCCCCGAAGGCATGGCCCACGCCCACAGCGAAACCCTTGAGTTCCGCCTGAGCCTGGCCGAGCCCAAGGCACGCGCCGACTTGCTCGCGATGACCCCGCACGGCTGGCGTGCCAGCGCCGAAAAACGCGCCCGGGTGATCGACCAGCCCGAGCCGTTCGAGGTCACGGTTTCCATGCGTTATGACTATTTCGTGCGCCAAGACTGA
- a CDS encoding cold-shock protein, giving the protein MSSRETGNVKWFNDAKGYGFIQREGGADVFVHYRAIRGEGHRTLVEGQRVEYACVQGQKGLQAEDVVGL; this is encoded by the coding sequence ATGTCGTCTCGTGAGACTGGGAATGTAAAGTGGTTCAACGATGCCAAGGGTTATGGCTTCATTCAGCGCGAAGGTGGTGCGGATGTGTTCGTCCACTATCGGGCGATCCGCGGTGAGGGGCATCGTACCCTGGTCGAAGGGCAGCGGGTGGAATACGCCTGCGTGCAGGGCCAGAAAGGCCTGCAAGCCGAAGACGTAGTGGGCCTCTGA
- the plsB gene encoding glycerol-3-phosphate 1-O-acyltransferase PlsB translates to MTRSPLRRLIFGALRRLLYLWVRSETINQSSMSLNLDRSRPVFYALPSPALTDLAVLDHECTKAGLPRPVLPVAVGQLQEPAGFFYLTPDPDWLGRQDKRGAPPTLERLVAAVTQHAEEDAQIIPVSVFWGQTPASESSPWKLLFADSWAVTGRLRRLLTVLILGRKTRVQFSAPIHLRELVQHNKGHERTVRMAQRLMRVHFRNLKTAVIGPDISHRRNLVKGLVHAPLVRQAIADEAQRENLPLAKAEAQALRYGNEIASDYTYTVIRFLEVVLSWFWNKIYDGIKVNNIEQVQGIAPGHEVIYVPCHRSHIDYLLLSYLLFRNGLTPPHVAAGINLNMPVVGNLLRRGGAFFMRRTFKGNPLYTAVFNEYLHTLYTKGFPVEYFVEGGRSRTGRMLQPRTGMLAITLRSFLRSSRTPVVFVPVYIGYERVLEGRTYLGELRGASKKKESVFDIFKVFGALKQRFGQVYVNFGEPIRLAGFLDQQQPGWREQDHGPQYRPAWLNAATTRLGETVARHLNEAAAINPVNLVALALLSTSRLALDERALTRVLDLYLALLRQVPYSPHTTLPDGDGQALIEHVRSMNLVAEQKDALGRILYLDEGNAVLMTYYRNNVLHIFALPALLASFFLSSARMSRELLGQYVHALYPYLQAELFLRWTPEQLDEVIDHWLAALVEQGLLRQENDLYVRPAPSSRQFVLLTLLARTITQTLQRFYMATSLLLNSGQNSLSAEALEDLCVMMAQRLSILHGLNAPEFFDKTLFRHFIQTLLQQGVLYADAQGKLGYHDRLGELAEGVAKRVLSAELRLSIRQVALHRDDGLETSTI, encoded by the coding sequence ATGACCCGTTCCCCCCTGCGCCGCCTGATCTTCGGCGCCTTGCGTCGCCTGTTGTACCTGTGGGTGCGCTCCGAGACCATCAACCAGTCTTCCATGTCCCTCAACCTGGACCGCAGCCGGCCGGTGTTCTATGCACTGCCCTCGCCTGCGCTCACCGACCTGGCGGTGCTCGACCACGAGTGCACCAAGGCGGGGCTGCCGCGCCCTGTGCTGCCGGTGGCGGTCGGCCAACTGCAGGAACCGGCCGGGTTCTTCTACCTGACCCCCGACCCGGACTGGCTTGGCCGGCAGGACAAACGCGGCGCCCCGCCCACGCTTGAGCGCCTGGTCGCCGCCGTCACCCAGCATGCCGAGGAAGATGCGCAGATCATTCCGGTCAGCGTGTTCTGGGGCCAGACCCCGGCCAGTGAGTCCAGCCCATGGAAGCTGCTGTTTGCCGACAGCTGGGCCGTTACCGGGCGCCTGCGCCGGCTGCTGACCGTGCTGATTCTGGGGCGCAAGACCCGGGTGCAGTTCTCTGCGCCTATCCACCTGCGGGAACTGGTCCAGCACAACAAGGGCCACGAGCGCACCGTGCGCATGGCCCAGCGCCTGATGCGCGTGCACTTTCGCAACCTCAAGACTGCCGTCATCGGCCCGGACATCTCGCACCGGCGCAACCTGGTCAAGGGCTTGGTCCACGCGCCACTGGTACGCCAGGCCATCGCTGACGAGGCCCAGCGTGAGAATCTGCCGCTGGCCAAGGCCGAAGCCCAGGCGCTGCGCTACGGCAACGAGATCGCTTCGGACTACACCTACACCGTCATCCGCTTCCTCGAAGTGGTGCTCAGCTGGTTCTGGAACAAGATCTACGACGGCATCAAGGTCAACAACATCGAGCAGGTGCAGGGCATCGCCCCCGGCCACGAAGTGATCTACGTGCCGTGCCACCGCAGCCACATCGACTACCTGCTGCTGTCGTACCTGTTGTTCCGCAACGGCCTCACCCCGCCGCACGTGGCTGCAGGCATCAACCTCAACATGCCGGTGGTGGGGAACCTGCTGCGCCGTGGCGGCGCCTTCTTCATGCGCCGCACGTTCAAAGGCAACCCGCTGTACACCGCAGTGTTCAACGAGTACCTGCATACTCTCTATACCAAAGGCTTCCCGGTCGAGTACTTCGTCGAAGGTGGCCGCTCGCGGACCGGGCGCATGCTGCAGCCACGTACCGGGATGCTGGCCATTACCCTGCGCAGCTTCCTGCGCTCGTCGCGCACGCCGGTCGTGTTCGTGCCGGTGTACATTGGCTACGAGCGCGTGCTTGAAGGCCGAACCTACCTGGGTGAATTGCGCGGGGCCAGTAAAAAGAAAGAGTCGGTGTTCGACATCTTCAAGGTGTTTGGTGCGCTCAAGCAGCGCTTTGGCCAGGTCTACGTCAACTTCGGCGAACCGATCCGCCTCGCCGGTTTCCTCGACCAGCAACAGCCCGGCTGGCGTGAACAGGATCACGGCCCGCAATACCGCCCAGCCTGGCTCAACGCCGCCACCACCCGCCTGGGCGAAACCGTGGCCCGTCACCTCAACGAGGCGGCCGCCATCAACCCGGTCAACCTGGTAGCCCTGGCGCTGCTGTCCACCAGCCGCCTAGCCCTGGACGAACGCGCCCTGACCCGCGTGCTCGACCTGTACCTGGCCCTGTTGCGCCAGGTGCCCTACTCGCCGCACACCACCCTGCCCGACGGTGACGGCCAGGCACTGATCGAACACGTGCGCAGCATGAACCTGGTGGCCGAACAGAAGGACGCCCTGGGCCGCATCCTCTACCTGGATGAAGGCAATGCGGTCCTGATGACCTACTACCGCAACAACGTACTGCACATCTTCGCCCTGCCGGCGCTGCTGGCCAGCTTCTTCCTCAGCAGCGCGCGCATGAGCCGGGAACTGCTGGGCCAGTATGTGCATGCGTTGTACCCGTACCTGCAGGCCGAACTATTCTTGCGCTGGACGCCAGAGCAACTGGACGAGGTGATCGACCACTGGCTGGCCGCGCTGGTCGAGCAAGGCCTGCTGCGTCAGGAAAACGACCTGTACGTGCGCCCGGCGCCCAGCTCGCGGCAGTTCGTGTTGCTGACACTGCTCGCACGCACCATCACCCAGACCCTGCAGCGTTTCTACATGGCCACCTCGCTGCTGCTCAACAGCGGGCAGAACAGCTTGAGTGCCGAAGCGCTGGAGGATTTGTGCGTGATGATGGCCCAGCGCCTGTCGATCCTGCATGGCCTGAATGCGCCGGAGTTCTTCGACAAGACGCTGTTCCGCCACTTTATCCAGACCCTGCTCCAGCAAGGCGTGCTGTACGCCGATGCGCAAGGCAAGCTGGGCTATCACGACAGGCTTGGCGAGCTGGCCGAAGGCGTGGCCAAGCGTGTGCTGTCGGCCGAGCTGCGCCTGTCGATTCGCCAGGTGGCGCTACACCGTGACGATGGCCTGGAAACTTCGACCATCTAA
- a CDS encoding YbaY family lipoprotein, producing MKKLFMLCCASLLAACSSQTPSTQASLDGEVFYLQRIALPPAATLSVELQDVSLMDAPAVTLARQAGPVKGNVPLPFHLSYDPAQVKPGHRYAVSARIELDGKLLFINTEHHGVMLDGSDPKSVRIKVDQVR from the coding sequence ATGAAAAAGCTCTTTATGCTGTGTTGCGCATCCCTGCTCGCAGCCTGTTCCAGCCAAACCCCATCCACCCAGGCCAGCCTGGACGGTGAAGTCTTCTACCTGCAGCGTATTGCCCTGCCGCCTGCCGCGACCTTGAGCGTGGAGCTGCAGGATGTGTCGCTGATGGACGCCCCTGCCGTAACCCTGGCCCGCCAGGCCGGCCCGGTCAAAGGCAACGTTCCGCTGCCGTTCCACCTCAGTTACGACCCAGCCCAGGTCAAACCCGGCCACCGCTATGCGGTGAGTGCGCGCATCGAGCTGGATGGCAAGCTGCTGTTCATCAATACCGAACACCATGGTGTCATGCTCGACGGCAGTGACCCGAAATCTGTTCGGATCAAGGTCGACCAGGTTCGCTGA
- a CDS encoding DUF4197 domain-containing protein, with the protein MIRTSLRFTTLCAGLLLSASALALSLGDLSQKDATGGLKDTLTQGAQLAVKQLSTPGGFSNNPDVRIELPGNLGKAAKAMKMFGKGEQVDALEASMNKAAEAAVPQAQAILVDAVKNMSVTDAKGILSGGDDSATQYLNKSSREQIRAKFLPIVKQATDKVGLAQQYNNFAGQAVALGVVDAKSASIENYVTEKALDGLFEMIGKQEQNIRENPAAAATSLAKKVFGAL; encoded by the coding sequence ATGATCCGCACTTCCCTGCGTTTCACCACCCTGTGCGCCGGCCTGCTGCTGTCGGCCAGCGCCCTGGCCCTGTCGCTGGGCGACCTTAGCCAGAAAGACGCCACTGGCGGCCTGAAAGATACCCTGACCCAAGGCGCGCAGCTCGCCGTCAAGCAGTTGAGCACCCCAGGTGGCTTCAGCAACAACCCCGATGTGCGCATCGAGTTGCCGGGCAACCTGGGCAAAGCCGCCAAGGCGATGAAGATGTTCGGCAAAGGTGAACAGGTCGATGCCCTTGAAGCCAGCATGAACAAGGCAGCCGAAGCTGCCGTGCCGCAGGCCCAGGCGATTCTGGTCGATGCCGTGAAGAACATGAGCGTGACCGATGCCAAAGGCATCCTCAGCGGCGGTGACGACTCGGCCACCCAGTACCTGAACAAGAGCAGCCGCGAGCAGATCCGCGCCAAGTTCCTGCCGATCGTCAAGCAGGCGACCGACAAGGTTGGCCTGGCCCAGCAATACAACAATTTTGCCGGGCAAGCGGTGGCATTGGGCGTGGTCGACGCCAAAAGCGCCAGCATCGAGAACTATGTGACCGAGAAGGCGCTGGATGGCCTGTTCGAGATGATTGGCAAGCAAGAGCAGAACATTCGCGAGAACCCGGCTGCGGCGGCTACCAGCCTGGCCAAGAAGGTTTTCGGCGCCCTCTGA
- a CDS encoding efflux RND transporter permease subunit — MGFNLSAWALRNRQIVLFLMILLAAIGAMSYTKLGQSEDPPFTFKAMVIRTLWPGASAEEVSRQVTESIEKKLMETGEYEKIVSFSRPGESQVTFMARDSLHSKDIPELWYQIRKKVADIRHTLPPEIQGPFFNDEFGTTFGNIYALTGEGFDYAVLKDYADRIQIQLQRVKDVGKVELVGLQDEKIWIELSNLKLATLGVPLEAVQKALQEQNAVSTAGFFETPSERLQLRVSGRFDSVEQIRQFPIRVGDRTFRIGDVAEVHRGFNDPPAPRMRFMGEDAIGLAVSMKDGGDILVLGKALEGEFERVARNLPAGMELRKVSDQPAAVKAGVGEFVQVLVEALVIVLLVSFFSLGLRTGLVVALAIPLVLAMTFAAMHYFGIGLHKISLGALVLALGLLVDDAIIAVEMMAIKMEQGYDRLKAASYAWTSTAFPMLTGTLITAAGFLPIATAASSTGEYTRSIFQVVTIALLTSWVAAVVFVPYLGERLLPDLAKLHAARHGKDGQAPDPYATPFYQRVRRVVEWCVRRRKTVILLTIAAFVGSILLFRFVPQQFFPASGRPELMVDLKLAEGASLANTAERVKQLEALLKQQDGIDNYVAYVGTGSPRFYLPLDQQLPAASFAQFVVLAKSMEDRERLRSWLINTVDQQFPDLRARVTRLENGPPVGYPVQFRVTGEHIEKARALAREVADKVRENPHVVNVHLDWEEPSKAVFLEIDQDRARALGVSTAHLSSFLQSSLTGTTVSQYREDNELIEILLRGTQQERGELANLGSLALPTDNGQSVALSQVATLEYGFEEGIIWHRNRLPTVTVRADIYDKEQPATLVKQIEPTLQEIRAKLPDGYLLEVGGTVEDSERGQNSVNAGMPLFVVVVLSLLMIQLRSFSRTVMVFLTAPLGLIGVTLFLLVFRQPFGFVAMLGTIALAGMIMRNSVILVDQIEQDIAAGMERWQAIIEATVRRFRPIVLTALAAVLAMIPLSRSVFYGPMAVAIMGGLIVATALTLLFLPALYAAWFRVKKT; from the coding sequence ATGGGTTTCAACCTTTCTGCCTGGGCGCTGCGCAACCGCCAGATCGTCCTGTTCCTGATGATCCTGCTGGCGGCCATTGGCGCCATGTCCTACACCAAGCTCGGCCAGAGCGAGGACCCGCCATTCACCTTCAAGGCCATGGTCATTCGTACCCTGTGGCCGGGCGCCAGCGCCGAAGAAGTGTCGCGTCAGGTCACCGAAAGCATCGAGAAGAAGCTGATGGAAACCGGCGAGTACGAGAAGATTGTCTCGTTCTCTCGCCCCGGTGAATCGCAGGTCACCTTCATGGCCCGCGACTCGCTGCATTCCAAGGACATACCCGAGCTGTGGTACCAGATCCGCAAGAAGGTCGCGGACATCCGCCACACCTTGCCACCGGAAATCCAGGGCCCGTTCTTCAATGACGAGTTCGGCACCACGTTCGGCAATATCTACGCGCTGACCGGTGAGGGCTTTGACTACGCGGTGCTCAAGGACTACGCCGACCGCATCCAGATCCAGCTGCAGCGGGTGAAGGATGTGGGCAAGGTCGAACTGGTCGGCCTGCAGGACGAGAAAATCTGGATCGAGCTGTCCAACCTCAAGTTGGCCACCCTAGGCGTACCGCTAGAGGCTGTGCAGAAGGCGCTGCAAGAGCAGAACGCGGTGAGCACCGCCGGCTTCTTCGAGACGCCCAGCGAGCGCCTGCAGCTGCGGGTGAGCGGGCGCTTCGACAGCGTCGAGCAGATCCGTCAGTTCCCTATTCGCGTGGGTGACCGCACCTTTCGGATCGGCGATGTCGCTGAGGTGCACCGTGGCTTCAACGACCCACCCGCCCCGCGCATGCGCTTCATGGGTGAAGATGCCATTGGCCTGGCCGTGTCGATGAAGGACGGCGGCGACATTCTGGTACTGGGCAAGGCCCTGGAAGGCGAGTTCGAGCGGGTGGCGCGCAACCTGCCGGCCGGCATGGAGCTGCGCAAGGTCTCGGACCAGCCTGCGGCGGTCAAGGCCGGTGTTGGCGAATTCGTGCAGGTGCTGGTCGAGGCGTTGGTCATCGTGCTGCTGGTGAGCTTCTTCTCGCTGGGCCTGCGCACCGGCCTGGTGGTGGCGCTGGCCATCCCGCTGGTGCTGGCCATGACCTTCGCTGCCATGCATTACTTTGGCATCGGCCTGCACAAGATTTCCCTGGGAGCCCTGGTGCTGGCGCTGGGCCTGCTGGTGGACGACGCGATCATTGCTGTGGAAATGATGGCGATCAAGATGGAGCAGGGCTACGACCGGCTCAAGGCGGCCAGTTATGCCTGGACCAGCACGGCGTTCCCGATGCTTACCGGTACCCTGATCACGGCCGCAGGCTTCCTGCCGATTGCCACGGCGGCCTCCAGCACGGGTGAGTACACGCGCTCGATCTTCCAGGTGGTGACCATCGCCTTGCTGACCTCGTGGGTGGCGGCCGTGGTGTTCGTGCCTTATCTGGGCGAGCGCCTGTTGCCAGACCTGGCCAAGCTGCACGCTGCGCGCCATGGCAAGGATGGCCAGGCGCCAGACCCTTACGCCACGCCGTTCTACCAGCGCGTGCGGCGGGTGGTGGAGTGGTGCGTGCGGCGGCGCAAGACGGTGATCCTGCTGACCATCGCCGCCTTTGTCGGCAGTATCCTGTTGTTCCGTTTCGTGCCCCAGCAGTTCTTCCCGGCTTCCGGGCGCCCGGAGCTGATGGTCGACCTGAAGCTGGCGGAAGGCGCCTCGCTGGCCAACACCGCCGAGCGGGTCAAGCAGCTGGAGGCTCTGCTCAAGCAGCAGGATGGTATCGACAACTACGTGGCCTACGTGGGTACCGGTTCGCCGCGCTTCTACCTGCCGCTGGACCAGCAACTGCCGGCCGCCAGCTTTGCCCAGTTCGTGGTGCTGGCCAAGTCGATGGAGGACCGCGAGCGCTTGCGCAGCTGGCTGATCAACACGGTAGACCAGCAATTCCCCGACCTGCGTGCCCGGGTTACGCGCCTGGAAAACGGCCCGCCTGTGGGTTACCCGGTGCAGTTCCGGGTCACCGGCGAGCACATCGAGAAGGCCCGTGCGTTGGCCCGTGAAGTGGCCGACAAGGTGCGCGAGAACCCACATGTGGTGAACGTGCACCTGGACTGGGAAGAGCCAAGCAAGGCCGTGTTCCTCGAAATCGACCAGGACCGCGCCCGTGCCCTGGGCGTAAGTACCGCGCACTTGTCCAGCTTCCTGCAAAGCTCGCTGACTGGCACCACGGTCAGCCAGTACCGCGAGGACAACGAGCTGATCGAGATCCTGCTGCGCGGCACCCAACAGGAACGCGGCGAGCTGGCTAACCTCGGCAGCCTGGCACTGCCCACCGACAACGGCCAGAGTGTGGCGCTGTCGCAGGTGGCGACGCTGGAATACGGCTTCGAGGAAGGCATCATCTGGCACCGCAACCGCCTGCCGACGGTGACCGTGCGCGCCGATATCTACGACAAGGAGCAACCGGCCACGCTGGTGAAACAGATCGAACCGACGCTGCAGGAGATACGCGCCAAGCTGCCGGATGGCTACCTGCTGGAAGTGGGCGGTACGGTTGAAGACTCCGAGCGTGGGCAGAATTCGGTGAACGCTGGCATGCCGCTGTTCGTGGTGGTGGTTTTGAGCCTGCTGATGATCCAGCTGCGCAGCTTTTCGCGCACGGTGATGGTGTTCCTTACCGCGCCGCTTGGGCTGATTGGCGTGACCCTGTTCCTGCTGGTGTTCCGCCAGCCGTTCGGTTTTGTCGCCATGCTGGGCACCATTGCCCTGGCGGGCATGATCATGCGCAACTCGGTGATTCTGGTGGACCAGATCGAGCAGGACATCGCGGCGGGCATGGAGCGTTGGCAGGCGATCATCGAAGCAACCGTGCGGCGCTTCCGGCCGATCGTGCTGACCGCGCTGGCGGCGGTGCTGGCGATGATCCCGTTGTCACGCAGCGTGTTCTACGGGCCGATGGCAGTGGCGATCATGGGGGGGTTGATCGTGGCCACGGCGTTGACCCTGTTGTTCCTGCCGGCGTTGTATGCGGCGTGGTTCAGGGTGAAGAAAACCTGA
- a CDS encoding efflux RND transporter periplasmic adaptor subunit, with amino-acid sequence MLRHALSIALPAVAALLLTACGQEATPPAAPRPALVVQPQPAEAAADSYPGEVRARLEPELAFRIGGKVSKRLVEEGQRVKVDQPLAELDPQDVRLQLEANRAQMAAAEANLALVRAERDRYQKLLDRQMVSHSQFDNAENLYRAGLARLKQAKAEFDVAGNQAEYAVLRAPQAGVVAKRQVEVGQVVAAGQTVFTLAADGEREVLIGLPEQQFARFAVGQAVSVELWSHPQARFEGRIRELSPAADPRSRTFAARIAFTSTATPAELGQSARVFIAHEGLIPLAVPLSAVTAENGQAYVWRVNKDSRLERAVVRLGAYGSDSVPVLEGLAPGDWVVAAGGHVLREGQEVRPVDRSNRVVKLTAKE; translated from the coding sequence ATGTTGCGCCATGCCTTGTCCATCGCTCTGCCCGCCGTTGCCGCGTTGTTACTGACGGCATGCGGTCAGGAAGCCACCCCGCCTGCCGCGCCGCGCCCGGCGCTGGTGGTGCAGCCGCAGCCGGCCGAAGCCGCTGCCGACAGTTACCCCGGTGAAGTGCGTGCGCGCTTGGAGCCGGAACTGGCTTTCCGCATTGGCGGCAAGGTCAGCAAGCGCCTGGTGGAGGAGGGGCAGCGGGTCAAGGTCGACCAGCCGCTGGCCGAACTGGACCCACAGGACGTGCGCCTGCAACTTGAAGCCAACCGCGCCCAGATGGCGGCTGCCGAAGCCAACCTCGCGCTGGTGCGCGCCGAGCGTGATCGCTACCAGAAGCTGCTGGACCGGCAGATGGTCAGCCACTCCCAGTTCGACAATGCCGAAAACCTCTACCGCGCCGGCCTTGCCCGCCTGAAACAGGCCAAGGCCGAGTTCGATGTGGCTGGCAACCAGGCTGAATATGCCGTGCTGCGCGCGCCGCAGGCCGGGGTGGTGGCCAAGCGTCAGGTCGAAGTGGGCCAGGTGGTTGCCGCCGGGCAAACCGTGTTCACCCTGGCCGCCGATGGCGAACGGGAAGTGCTCATCGGCCTGCCGGAGCAGCAGTTCGCCCGCTTTGCCGTGGGCCAAGCGGTCAGCGTCGAGCTTTGGTCGCACCCGCAAGCGCGCTTCGAGGGGCGCATCCGCGAGTTGTCGCCAGCCGCCGACCCACGCTCGCGCACCTTCGCCGCGCGCATCGCCTTTACCTCCACCGCCACGCCGGCAGAGCTGGGCCAGAGTGCCCGGGTGTTCATCGCCCATGAGGGGCTGATCCCGTTGGCGGTGCCGCTGTCTGCGGTGACTGCTGAAAACGGCCAGGCCTATGTGTGGCGGGTCAACAAGGACAGCCGCCTGGAGCGGGCTGTGGTGCGCCTGGGGGCGTACGGCAGCGACAGTGTGCCCGTGCTCGAAGGCCTTGCACCCGGCGACTGGGTGGTCGCCGCCGGTGGCCATGTACTGCGTGAGGGCCAGGAGGTACGCCCTGTGGACCGCAGCAACCGTGTAGTGAAGCTGACGGCCAAGGAGTAA
- a CDS encoding acyl-CoA dehydrogenase family protein, whose translation MTALEQHLPAPVNGTDYATLAARFRPIFTRIADSSVARERSRTLPHEPIQWLKEAGFGAVRVPVEHGGGGASLPQLFQLLIELAAADSNVPQALRGHFAFVEDRLNAHAGAPQDVWFQRFVAGDLVGCAWTEIGAVKIGDVITRVSRQGEQWVVNGTKYYSTGSLFSDWIDLFARRDDTGADVIAAIRTRQPGIRQSDDWDGFGQRTTGSGTSVFENAVVEEENIIDFGTRFKYQTAFYQLVLLAVITGSGRAAVRDFSHETSKRTRVFSHGNGAAVSQDPQVLQVIGKASGQVYAAEAATLRAAEASQQAYLARFANDPAAEQQANVLAELESAQAQVAAIDLVLRATSDLFNALGASTTSTSRQLDRHWRNARTAASHNPVIYKERIIGDWHVNGKEPPYVWQIGGGAKQS comes from the coding sequence ATGACTGCCCTCGAACAACACCTGCCCGCCCCCGTCAACGGCACCGACTACGCCACGCTCGCCGCGCGATTTCGACCCATCTTCACCCGCATTGCCGACAGCAGCGTGGCGCGCGAGCGCAGCCGCACCCTGCCCCATGAACCCATCCAGTGGCTGAAAGAGGCCGGCTTTGGCGCTGTGCGCGTACCGGTTGAACACGGCGGTGGCGGCGCCTCCTTGCCGCAGTTGTTCCAGCTGCTGATCGAACTGGCGGCAGCCGACTCCAATGTGCCCCAGGCCTTGCGCGGCCACTTCGCCTTCGTCGAAGACCGCCTCAACGCCCATGCCGGCGCGCCACAGGATGTCTGGTTCCAACGCTTTGTCGCGGGCGACCTGGTGGGCTGCGCCTGGACAGAGATCGGCGCGGTGAAGATCGGCGATGTCATCACCCGCGTTTCACGCCAAGGTGAGCAGTGGGTAGTCAACGGCACCAAGTACTACAGCACCGGCAGCCTGTTCTCCGACTGGATCGACCTGTTCGCCCGTCGCGATGACACCGGCGCCGACGTGATCGCGGCCATTCGCACCCGCCAGCCCGGCATCCGCCAGAGCGATGATTGGGATGGCTTTGGCCAGCGCACCACCGGCAGCGGTACCTCGGTGTTCGAAAATGCGGTGGTCGAGGAAGAGAACATCATCGACTTTGGCACCCGTTTCAAATACCAGACCGCCTTCTACCAATTGGTTTTGCTGGCCGTGATCACTGGTTCCGGGCGTGCTGCCGTGCGCGACTTCAGCCACGAAACCAGCAAGCGCACCCGGGTGTTCAGCCATGGCAACGGCGCAGCCGTCAGCCAGGACCCACAGGTACTGCAAGTGATCGGCAAGGCCTCGGGCCAGGTGTATGCCGCAGAAGCTGCGACGTTGCGGGCTGCCGAGGCCAGCCAGCAGGCGTACCTGGCACGTTTTGCCAATGACCCGGCCGCTGAACAACAGGCCAATGTGCTTGCCGAACTGGAGTCGGCCCAAGCCCAGGTGGCGGCCATCGACCTGGTGCTGCGCGCCACCAGCGACCTGTTCAACGCCCTGGGTGCCTCCACCACAAGCACCAGCCGCCAGCTCGACCGCCACTGGCGCAACGCCCGTACAGCGGCTTCGCACAACCCGGTGATCTACAAAGAGCGGATCATTGGCGACTGGCACGTGAATGGTAAAGAGCCGCCGTATGTATGGCAGATTGGTGGGGGTGCCAAGCAATCCTGA